The Petrotoga miotherma DSM 10691 genome includes a region encoding these proteins:
- the smpB gene encoding SsrA-binding protein SmpB, with protein MTILARNKKATHDYEIIETFEAGISLMGTEVKSSKAGKINFKDSFCKIENGELILYNIHISPYSGASIFNHDPERPRKLLLHKKEIRRLRSKVKQEGLTIIPLEFYVNNKGLIKVKIALAKGLKKYDKREKIAEKEYERRIRKQQKYENI; from the coding sequence ATAACCATTCTTGCAAGAAACAAAAAAGCTACTCACGATTATGAAATAATAGAAACCTTCGAGGCAGGGATTTCTTTGATGGGTACAGAAGTGAAATCCAGCAAAGCAGGAAAAATTAATTTCAAAGATAGTTTCTGTAAAATAGAAAACGGAGAATTAATTTTATACAATATTCACATTAGCCCTTATTCAGGGGCATCCATATTCAATCACGATCCAGAAAGGCCGAGGAAACTTTTACTTCATAAAAAAGAAATAAGGCGTTTGCGATCTAAAGTTAAACAGGAAGGTTTGACGATAATTCCCCTCGAATTCTATGTTAACAATAAAGGACTGATAAAGGTTAAAATTGCTTTGGCTAAAGGATTAAAAAAATACGATAAGCGCGAAAAGATTGCAGAAAAAGAGTATGAAAGGAGAATTAGAAAACAACAAAAATATGAAAATATCTGA
- the disA gene encoding DNA integrity scanning diadenylate cyclase DisA translates to MNEKLERIFDLLAPGKPIRKGIDRIMEANLGALLFFCSQPEKHLKEGLIQLGFRLDSDFLPEKIYELSKMDGAIVLNSDGTQILAANTQLNPDKSIPSSETGMRHKTAEKVSIQTGDLTVAVSKRRNIVSVYYNKMKYELLPENVLFARLNQEITIAQRYRQSFMNLLDYLNIEETRENVSLSDVVEILSKGLLTIKIVQRAEKYLLELGEIAGSAKLEYEEILRTIPKYVGAVIMDYSSENLKYQRPEDATSIFKELDFNDLVDPFKIAKTLGYIDVSSEDDLEETTLTSRGYRILYSTRLPTTAVKKVVESFTNLQELMNATFEELTNVSGIGKRRAEIILGALNKKKREKEELEQEPPQIINKEKEEDTSYRV, encoded by the coding sequence TTGAATGAAAAATTAGAAAGAATTTTTGATTTGTTGGCTCCAGGAAAGCCTATTAGAAAAGGTATAGACAGGATAATGGAAGCAAACTTGGGGGCATTATTGTTTTTTTGTTCACAACCTGAAAAGCATCTTAAAGAAGGACTAATACAGTTGGGTTTTAGACTCGATTCGGATTTTTTGCCTGAAAAAATTTATGAACTCTCAAAAATGGATGGAGCTATTGTCTTAAATAGCGATGGAACTCAAATTCTTGCAGCAAACACACAGCTTAACCCTGATAAAAGCATTCCCAGTTCAGAAACCGGCATGAGACACAAAACCGCAGAAAAAGTGTCTATTCAAACGGGAGATTTAACCGTTGCGGTTTCTAAAAGAAGGAATATTGTTTCAGTGTATTATAATAAAATGAAATATGAGCTCCTACCCGAAAATGTTTTGTTTGCTAGATTAAATCAAGAAATTACCATTGCACAAAGATACAGACAGAGCTTTATGAACCTTTTAGACTATCTAAATATCGAAGAGACAAGGGAAAATGTAAGCCTATCTGATGTTGTGGAGATACTCTCCAAAGGTTTACTAACAATAAAAATTGTACAAAGAGCCGAAAAATACTTATTAGAATTGGGAGAAATTGCTGGAAGCGCAAAATTAGAATATGAAGAAATCTTAAGAACAATCCCTAAGTATGTGGGCGCTGTTATAATGGATTACAGCTCAGAAAATTTAAAGTATCAAAGACCCGAAGATGCCACAAGCATATTCAAAGAATTAGACTTTAACGATTTAGTCGATCCCTTCAAAATAGCAAAAACTCTGGGTTATATTGATGTTTCATCTGAAGATGATCTGGAGGAAACAACTTTAACATCACGAGGTTATAGAATCCTTTATTCTACCAGGTTACCAACTACTGCGGTAAAAAAAGTTGTGGAAAGTTTTACAAACCTTCAAGAATTAATGAACGCCACATTCGAAGAATTAACAAATGTAAGCGGAATAGGTAAAAGAAGGGCGGAAATAATCTTGGGGGCGTTGAACAAAAAGAAAAGGGAAAAAGAAGAATTAGAACAGGAACCTCCTCAAATAATTAATAAAGAAAAAGAGGAAGATACTAGTTATCGCGTTTGA
- the abc-f gene encoding ribosomal protection-like ABC-F family protein, translating into MISLLLRLENVSHNFGEFYLFYDVDLVINQNDRIALIGKNGAGKTTLLNIISGNFEPIEGRVLKKNDLNISLLKQYRLDLNKIDPTLYDFLKESVSKNTPEHMVDKNVRSLLVGLGFEEGQWDRNVSSLSGGELTRLSLGKTLSEKNDLLLLDEPTNHLDLYSIDWLIDYLKNYKGAMVIVSHDRTFLKQLCNKYWEINNSKIWEFKGTYKEYIQSREIYINSVNSRKQNLQKEIERLERMIERYRSWGTEKMVRQAVIRERKLEELKNELQEIQNIEEEKGIDVKIPQPTKTGYKVVEVKDLSFSYNEEQQLLKNISFELYEEEKLAILGKNGCGKSTLLKLLIDELENHEGSIEWGYNIKIGYLDQVISNLSQESDVLNETWELVKDWKDFEVRKYLGRFGFYSSEVFKKVSELSGGELTRLAIAKILLEKPNVLILDEPTNHLDILTIESLEQALKEYSGAIIFVSHDQSFIENIANKFLLIDNGKSKISENIQPLLEEIKNNSFKIKKEKKVNKEYRQNKRVKNRIKTLNKEISRIRAESELLFENLDSVEAKLFEYGDDYTKVLELIEEKNKLEKELTKLQKLESKYVEELNHHTKISNNNYGG; encoded by the coding sequence GTGATAAGTTTGCTATTAAGACTCGAAAATGTATCACATAATTTCGGTGAATTTTACCTTTTTTACGATGTCGACTTGGTTATAAATCAAAACGATAGGATCGCTTTAATAGGTAAAAATGGAGCCGGAAAAACTACTTTATTGAATATTATTTCAGGAAATTTTGAGCCTATCGAAGGACGAGTGCTCAAGAAAAATGATTTAAATATATCTCTTTTAAAGCAATATAGATTAGATTTAAATAAAATAGATCCTACTTTGTATGACTTTCTAAAAGAAAGCGTCTCAAAAAATACACCTGAACATATGGTCGATAAGAACGTTAGGAGTTTGCTAGTAGGACTTGGTTTTGAAGAAGGCCAATGGGATAGAAATGTTTCTAGTTTAAGTGGTGGTGAATTAACTAGATTATCCCTCGGAAAGACACTTTCTGAAAAAAATGATTTATTACTTCTTGACGAACCTACTAATCACCTGGATCTCTACTCTATTGATTGGTTAATCGACTATCTCAAAAATTACAAAGGTGCGATGGTTATAGTATCCCATGACAGGACATTCTTAAAACAGTTATGTAACAAATATTGGGAAATAAACAATTCAAAGATATGGGAATTCAAAGGAACTTACAAAGAATACATCCAATCACGTGAAATTTATATAAATTCAGTAAATTCAAGAAAACAGAACTTACAAAAAGAGATCGAAAGACTCGAAAGAATGATAGAGCGTTACAGAAGTTGGGGAACAGAAAAAATGGTCAGACAAGCAGTAATCCGCGAAAGAAAATTAGAAGAGTTGAAAAATGAACTCCAAGAGATTCAAAACATCGAAGAAGAAAAAGGTATAGATGTAAAAATCCCACAACCCACAAAAACTGGTTACAAGGTTGTAGAAGTTAAAGATCTTTCTTTTTCCTACAACGAAGAACAACAATTATTAAAAAACATCTCTTTTGAACTCTACGAAGAAGAAAAATTAGCCATCTTAGGAAAAAATGGGTGCGGAAAGAGCACTTTACTAAAATTATTGATAGATGAATTAGAAAATCATGAAGGGAGCATTGAATGGGGATACAATATCAAAATCGGATATTTAGATCAAGTTATATCTAATCTCTCTCAAGAATCTGACGTCCTAAATGAAACGTGGGAATTGGTAAAGGATTGGAAAGATTTCGAAGTAAGAAAGTATCTCGGGAGATTTGGATTCTATTCTAGCGAAGTGTTCAAAAAAGTAAGTGAACTCTCTGGTGGAGAACTCACAAGGTTGGCAATAGCTAAAATTTTACTTGAGAAGCCAAACGTTTTGATATTGGATGAACCTACCAACCATTTAGATATCCTAACAATTGAAAGTTTGGAGCAAGCACTTAAAGAGTACTCAGGAGCCATCATATTTGTCTCACATGATCAATCTTTTATTGAGAATATCGCCAACAAATTTCTTTTGATAGACAACGGAAAATCCAAAATATCTGAAAATATTCAACCTCTTTTAGAAGAAATAAAAAATAACTCTTTTAAAATAAAAAAAGAAAAAAAAGTAAACAAAGAATACAGACAAAATAAAAGAGTTAAAAACAGAATAAAAACTTTAAATAAGGAAATATCACGAATCAGGGCAGAATCGGAATTGCTATTTGAAAATTTAGATTCAGTTGAAGCTAAACTTTTTGAATATGGGGACGATTATACTAAGGTGTTAGAATTAATTGAAGAAAAAAACAAATTAGAAAAAGAACTTACAAAATTGCAAAAATTGGAAAGTAAATATGTAGAAGAATTAAATCACCAT
- the radA gene encoding DNA repair protein RadA has protein sequence MRKSEKHYVCSNCGYESDKWFAKCPICNELESAVEYNTADVTINTGNLKVPDIVFLDQELPPAKKIPTNFQEIDNVLNGGLVEGAVYLLSGDPGIGKSTLLAQIAKSIQIPQGFIFYVSGEESTEQVVQRFKRLEIRNKNIGLIFENNVDVILNAIEKSNITPSVIFIDSVQTLKIDSIDSSPGSILQVRESTRKMVEYAKKKNIPIVLVGHVNKEGAIAGPKVLEHMVDCVLQMELEGGSGLRLLKVAKNRYGPTDEVVLFEITQKGLKPIDNINSFFLSDYSNESGNTLTIVKVGQKLLPIEIQALVSNPVYGSPRRVTSGIPLDRLLMIIAVLSKKLKLPLESKDIFVSSAGGLRISDSSMDVAIALSLISSTFDTPLSFSTIAFGEIGLDGRIRGIPLLEKRLELSQKIGFNNIVIPKNLSPKKNSIVVAESVKDLIKLFKKGG, from the coding sequence TTGAGAAAATCTGAAAAACATTATGTATGTAGTAATTGTGGTTATGAATCGGATAAATGGTTCGCAAAATGTCCTATTTGTAACGAATTAGAGTCCGCGGTAGAATACAATACCGCGGATGTTACTATTAATACTGGAAACCTTAAAGTTCCAGATATAGTCTTTCTTGATCAAGAGCTTCCTCCAGCAAAAAAGATCCCTACTAATTTTCAAGAAATTGATAATGTGTTAAACGGTGGGTTGGTGGAAGGTGCGGTCTATTTGCTGAGTGGAGATCCAGGTATTGGAAAAAGCACATTATTGGCACAAATCGCAAAGTCTATTCAGATACCTCAAGGATTTATATTCTACGTTTCCGGCGAAGAATCGACAGAACAAGTCGTTCAAAGATTTAAACGGCTAGAAATAAGAAATAAAAATATAGGATTAATATTCGAAAATAATGTGGATGTTATACTTAATGCTATAGAAAAGTCTAATATAACCCCTTCTGTTATTTTCATAGATTCTGTTCAAACTTTAAAAATAGACAGTATTGATTCCTCACCTGGTAGTATTCTCCAAGTAAGGGAAAGTACTAGAAAGATGGTAGAATACGCTAAAAAAAAGAATATCCCTATAGTTCTGGTAGGTCATGTAAACAAAGAAGGAGCTATCGCTGGCCCAAAGGTGTTAGAACACATGGTGGATTGTGTTCTTCAAATGGAATTGGAAGGTGGATCTGGACTAAGGCTTTTAAAAGTGGCTAAAAATCGGTACGGCCCTACAGATGAAGTTGTTTTATTTGAAATAACCCAAAAAGGTTTAAAACCAATAGATAACATAAATTCTTTTTTCTTATCTGATTATTCAAATGAGTCGGGAAACACTTTAACTATAGTAAAAGTTGGTCAAAAATTGCTTCCCATAGAGATACAAGCTTTAGTCAGCAACCCTGTGTATGGGTCCCCTAGAAGGGTTACTTCGGGTATACCTTTAGATAGACTTTTAATGATAATTGCAGTACTTTCCAAAAAGTTGAAGCTCCCATTGGAAAGTAAAGATATATTTGTCAGCAGCGCAGGAGGGCTAAGAATCAGTGACAGTTCAATGGATGTTGCCATAGCTTTATCTTTAATCTCCTCGACATTTGATACACCCCTTTCTTTTTCGACGATAGCCTTTGGAGAAATAGGTTTAGATGGAAGAATAAGGGGTATTCCTCTTTTAGAAAAAAGGTTGGAGCTTTCACAGAAAATTGGTTTTAACAATATAGTTATTCCAAAGAATCTTTCCCCTAAAAAAAACTCTATTGTAGTTGCAGAAAGTGTAAAAGATTTGATAAAATTATTTAAAAAAGGGGGATAA
- a CDS encoding ABC transporter ATP-binding protein produces the protein MKGELENNKNMKISEKVSSAISINGLTKRFGKTVAVDNVDLEINEGEIFGLIGPNGAGKSTIMKTISTLLTPSQGKVEILGKDLSKNKPSLRKVISLVSDYSVLENDLTPYENLKLFSLASNIENSDKKINEFLYSFGLEKYKNKLTKNLSSGNKQKLNIARALLKSPKILLLDEPTNAIDVESSRFIRRYILNENIKNGTTIVITSHYLWEVEQLATSVGIIIDGKIVIKDNIENIYKRFDSIINIYELTFDEKDHEKILTYLKDLSDVLAIKPVSKEKLIIDSKDNSFTMDNFNVSIRKLRPTLEDIYSYIISTPNQP, from the coding sequence ATGAAAGGAGAATTAGAAAACAACAAAAATATGAAAATATCTGAAAAAGTCTCATCAGCAATATCAATTAATGGTTTAACAAAAAGATTTGGGAAAACGGTTGCGGTTGATAATGTTGATTTAGAAATTAATGAAGGAGAGATTTTTGGACTTATAGGCCCCAATGGTGCAGGCAAATCTACCATTATGAAGACTATTTCCACTCTTTTAACTCCTTCACAAGGAAAGGTGGAAATACTCGGAAAAGATCTTTCCAAAAACAAACCAAGCCTTAGAAAGGTGATCTCTTTAGTCTCTGATTATTCTGTATTGGAAAACGATTTAACCCCCTATGAAAATTTGAAATTGTTTTCTTTAGCTTCAAATATCGAAAATAGTGATAAAAAAATTAACGAATTTTTGTATAGTTTTGGATTGGAAAAATATAAAAACAAATTAACAAAAAACCTCTCTTCTGGTAATAAACAGAAGCTGAATATAGCTAGGGCATTATTAAAATCCCCAAAAATACTTTTGTTGGACGAACCAACGAATGCCATAGATGTTGAATCCTCCAGGTTTATAAGACGTTATATATTAAACGAAAACATCAAAAATGGAACAACAATAGTGATAACATCCCATTATCTATGGGAAGTTGAACAATTAGCTACAAGTGTGGGGATAATCATAGATGGAAAAATTGTTATTAAAGACAATATAGAAAATATTTACAAAAGATTCGATTCTATAATTAATATTTACGAATTAACTTTTGATGAAAAAGACCATGAAAAAATATTAACCTATTTAAAAGATCTCTCAGATGTTTTGGCAATAAAACCCGTATCCAAAGAAAAATTAATAATTGATTCAAAAGATAATTCATTTACAATGGATAATTTTAACGTCTCGATAAGAAAATTACGTCCAACTTTGGAAGACATATATTCTTATATAATATCCACCCCAAATCAACCATAG